ttgaagaagaaggcaCTTTATGTGAACCGTGGCTTCTCTAGAAGAATAATAGAACTCAAGAAACCTGAGTCGGAAGCTTTGTTGAATTACTTGTACAACTTGGTGGAGGGTTCTCATGATTTGCAAGTGAGGGCCAAATGGGAACCTGGCTCTGTGACTGTTTGGGATAATCGCAGATTAACCCATTCTGCTATTATTGATTGGGAAGAACCAGTGCTAAGACATGCTTTCCGCATCACTCCACAAGCTGAGAGACCAGTGGAGGActtgaaatacttgaaCGACGAAACTTACTATCCTTCCTCACTCACATTAGATTTATAGAGTCGGATTTTATCACGTTGAAGTCGATCATCCCAGATTAAGTTCATTCCATCCCTATGGGGTAGTGCTCCAGGATAATGCTTATGATTTCGATAGAAAGAGTAGCTAGCTGGACCGATAGATCTTATTTATCTTTTTCAAGCGCTGGGTAGTGAAAATGAGCTACTCTCGGTTCCTATTCGTGTTCTTTAAGTAGGTGCTTTCCAAGTCTAGTGCTTTTCTTCCGAATTATAATTTCTCTGGAAATGGCTTTAGTATCAGGATTACTTACCAATGCTGATAGACAATGCACAGAGGCCTCATGTAGGTATACAAGCATAGCGTAGTTCCGATACGCAAGCGAGCCTATTTTCACGGCTGCTTAGTTAAGGATGCGAGTTGTAAGGCACAATATTAAAGATGTATTATCTTTGCGCACCCACCAGCGCTTAGCTGACTCGTTTGATATGAATTCCTCGGCttgcttgatcttctgctccGTCGTAATTTTCCCATGTGCCCACACTACGCGGAACTCACGCTCCCACTCGTCTGCCAGCTCTACCACCTTCTGCCTGGTGCCAGCTACAAAGATTGCCTTGGCATTCGGCACGCAGGCGAACAGCGCCTTGAGCGACCTGAACGTTTCCCGGGAGGATCCGCCACGCTTCTGACTTCCTTATGCACATGCCCCAAAGGAACTTCCGTGACGAGGTCGTTTATCTTCGTTGGCTGACTTTTTATGACGCTGGTTGCCATGACATTTCTACACTAGCCGTGTTTCTAACTGTGTATATCATTTTAGAAAGGGCTCAACTTACTCCTACATCCCCCAAAAAAGAAGCTAATACGAGCAATTTGTCTGAGAAAAGTTGCTTATATTTTCTGGCATACTCATGATTTGATAGATTCAACAAACCGCAGAATCAGGCACAAAGAATTTCGAAAGTGATCAAGCGATATTTAATGACACATTCTGAACTGTAAGTACTTTGCTTTGCCACTCTCCTATGGTATAACAACGAACGTGGTAGAGTATTCAATGACGGAATTTCTTGTGATGGAACGATATCTAGAGCGTTTTATAGCTTATTAAGAAACTGAAAACCTTCAAATGCATGAACATGAGTCCAATACCCGCTGCCGGATACCATAAGACCATGGACAAGTATGTGGACAAGTATATGGACTAGCAGACAGCCATATTTATTGATGATAGTGGCTAAATGGGTCAACCCTCATAGATCGAGTAGCTTTTCTAGCCGACTGATGACGTGTAGCTGGTTGTGCCATGGAATTACAGAACGTCAGAATAAAAATGACTGGCGTAATAGAGCTCCGTTTAACGCGATGTTCTGGTAGTTTAATTTCTAGATCAGCGGCTAAGCTCGGTGCTCTAATTGAAGTGGTATCTttcatgatcttgaagcatACCCTCAATTAGAGGGCTCATCACGATACAATCAAAGAGGAAGGCTATCGAAAGTTGGCATGACGTGAGATTGTCGTTATCTCGATAATGTATCTTGGTATGATAACAGTTAAATGATCGTGAAAAATGAGAAGGTGAGAAAACATCAGCGGCACAGCATGATTTCAAATATATGCGAAATCCGTTAAAAATAAGTAGGTACTTCATCAAGCCTGATGTGCATCAtgattgaaaagagaaaatATTCTGATATTTACCATAGGATATATCACTTGATTGATGCGTTCAAGAATGATAAATCTTGGCAGTAAAATAGGACTCTAGTGATTTgtttgaaaaaaaaaatataTCTATTCCACATTTTAATCATATGTCAAATTGTGGCTAATACTGAGAACAAACCTTACTGTGGGATACAAATATTTGTACTGTAGAGGGTCAAGAGTagaaagctttctttcaTTAAATGATGTAGTTGGAATCTGTCAGATGCGTAAGATTCCTGAGGGCTGCATCAACAAAACAATTAAAAGCATAGGttccttcaactttttCCCCCTCAGCActtttttgcttcttcttggttttGGTAGTAGGTCACAATGAGAACTATCAATTACAGAGCGCGAGCTTACACAGGCTGGCAGGATAAATGTTCTAATGGGATCATGCGTTGACAGTAAGATAGCAGAGTTCATTTATTCACCAACTGACTTTGGCCTTTATATATACTTTAGTCGTAAACTAAAACACTCTCAGGATAAGCAAGCCGTTAATtaaattgcttgatgaatGGGAATCCTACCTCCAGGTCGTCTTTGGCAAACGCACAGTTACCTAAGTTTCTTTTAACTGCTTCAGCCTCTGGAGAAAtatcaaagtcaaaaatATCCATTGGCAACCCAATCGTAGTACAACTGTTTGGAACATCAACAATACCAGCAATATGACCTTCAATTGGCGCGGTGGATAAGAGAAGATAGATCTGGTAGTCGTTGTAACCGTATCTACGGAGATACTCAATCACCCGGAGACATGTTTGACGGTATGCAACAGTGGTATCAAGACATAGTTGGCtaccttcttcatcaacacTGAATCCTTCGAAAGTCAAGTAACGATCAGGTCCAAACTGTGGGGCAACAGGCGATGGTAAGTACATTGGGGATTTCATTGATAGTTTCTCCATACCGTTCTTGATAAGAGAGACACTGAAAGTGACGCAACCTGCCATTTCAATAGCACCACAGAAGCTGATCTCACCATCACCTTGAGAGAAATGAAGGTCACCGATTGAAAGCATACCACCGGGTAAATAAGTCGGTAGATAGACTGTGGAACCTCTGGTGAGAGCTTTGATGTCACAATTACCTCCATTTTCAGGACGGCCCGGAATAGTGCGTGCACCGTTCTTCGCAACTTCCTCTTGCTGTTCTTTTGTGGCCTTGGCACCTGCATAAGCCCCATGTTCAACAGGTAAATTAGCCATTACGAAGTCAGCATGTGGGTGCGATTCAACAAGTGAAGCTTCACGAGAGTTCCATTCGGCTAGCACTTCATGGCTTGGAAGGACACCAATAATACCTGGATGACAAATACCTGGAAACTTTACACCTGGGATATGGCGAGAAGTAGCATAGATACCTTCAAAGTCGAACACAGCTTTGGCAGCTTTTGGATAATGTTTGTCGAGGAAGCCTCCACCGTTTTCTTTGGCAAAGACACCGCAGTAGCCCCACGGTTGACGTTCAAGCGGTTGCACGTCTTGAATACTGACTTTCAACACATCTCCCGGTTCACAACCTTCAACGAAAAATGGTCCTGACAGATAGTGGATCCTTGTCAAATCACAGTACTTGATATCATCGGCTGAATCATTATTACCAACTTGACCACCAGTCCAATCAAAACACTCAGTCTTGTAGGATGTATTTTGCTTGATAGTCGCATGAGCAGGAATCTCAGGGTGCCAACGATTGTGAACACCTGCTTGTCCGTGAGCTGGTTTACCGAGATCGATCTTGACAAGGTACTCTGCCATAATTGGAGGACTCTGAAGTTATTGAGAAGTTAATGGATACAATCTGTCTTACTAACTGAGACTGAAGCTAGACGGGAGTCTGCAACAACACTATTGCTGAAGTTACTAGGAACATCTATGCGATTGCTCATATTTATCTGTTCTGAAGCAGAACGAAAGGTATTGCTAGTTACTAGTATTATTTACATTGGTGAAAGATGTTATTGATAAGAGTTTAAGTTAAAGTTATCTGATTTAAGTTATCTGATCTACGATTTAGACAGATGGATATTTCCTAAAGAAGTAAGTACCGCGCAGATTCACTATTAAGCGATGGTTGGCTTTCTCGCCTTGATAACTCGATCAAAAGTCCAGATTTCCAGTTTATTGATATCAAACTTGTGACGCATTAGTCAACTAGATTGATAACAGCTGGGCGTTAGTGTTGGTAGATGTCATTGTAGACTGCTCTAGTATTACATTCAATGCTGGAACTTCAGGAAAAAAATACTGTAATGACCGACAATTGTGTGAAAAGCCTTTGAGCACCTGTGTTACTTTTCTCACAGATAAAGATTTCTGAGTCTCATCTAGCCAATCATGTTTTAAGCTACGCTGTCTAGAAGTCTGCTATCCAAGATAATTAAGGCAACTTTCCAGTTTAGCCCATCCTAATTCAAGATTACTCTCTGTTTATTTTGGCAGTCGCATCGTGTATCTTCTGAGGAGATAACAACAAATGTGGATAGCATACTATTGCGTATTGATCATTCGATGTATAAAAAGCGTACAATATCGACTTCATCTTCAGGTTTATGGAATTTGGGCGTTCTGACCTCAGTTGCAACAGAAAATTGTAGCTCATCGAAATGGCTGAGCCAATTTTAGAACAAGCCTATGGATACTGTTATATCCTCGTCCTTGGCGCTGGATTCGCagccttgatgatcttcaTCACTAAAGTACTCTCGAATTTCCTCGGCGAGAAACAGAACTCTGAAAGCTTCACGACATCGGGAAGAAACACTTCATCTGGCCTGATTGCCTCTGCTGTGGTTTCTTCATGGACTTGGCCAGGCACACTGCTGACATCTAGTGGTATGACATACGCATATGGTATATGCGGAGGTGCTTGGTATTCGTTTGCTTTTACAATTCAGATAACATTTTTTGCAGTGGTGGCTCTAGAAATCAAACGGAAGGCCCCTGGTGCTCATACAATCCTGGAAGTCGTTCAAGCTAGATTTGGTAAGGTTGCTCACTGGGTGATGTTGTTTTATGCGATGGGTACTAATGTTATTATTTCAGCGATGCTCCTACTTGGCGGCTGCCAAGCTATCAATGTAATAACTGGTATGCATTTGGTTGCCGCTGCAATGCTTCTACCACTTGGAGTGTTTGTTTTCACTGTCATAGGCGGTCTGAAAAGTACTTTCATTTCAGATTGGTTTCACTCTATCATCATTTACCTGGTTATTATCATCAGTATCTTCAACACATATACTAGATCTGATAAAATTGGCTCAATTGATAAGATGTATGAGCTAATCACTGAAGTCGCAAAAGTTCACCCATCTGCTGGTTATAAAGGTTCTTATTTGACTTGGACTAACAAAACCGCTTTACTTAATGGCTGGAATATCGTCATTGGTGGGTTCTCGACTGTTTTTTGCGATCCTTCCTACTCTCAAAAAGCCATTGCTGCTAAACCAAAGGCTAGTATGGTTGGTTACTTTATCGGTGGTCTCTGTTGGTTGGTGATACCTCTGGCCCTTTCATTAGCTTCTTCGTTGGCCAACTTGGCTTTGGTTAATGATCCGTCGTCTCCGACTTATCCTGATCCTGTACCAACTACTTTAGTGGACGAAGGAATCCCAATGCTCTACGGGTTATACATGACTTTAGGTAAAAGTGGATGTGCTGCTGGTCTTCTCATGATCTGGCTTGCCGCAACCTCTGCTACCTCTGCTGAATTGATAGGGTTTTCATCAGTTGTAACTTACGACATTTACAGAGCCTACATTAACCCGCGAGCCTCTGGTAAACAGCTGGTTACTGTAACTCATGGATGTGTTACCTTTTTTGCCATCGCTATGGGAGGGTTAACTGTTTTGTTCAACTATATTGGGATAACTATCAGTTGGATTATTACATTTATTGGGGTCATTTTGGGACCAGGGGTCTTTGCTTTCACCTTGACCCTCTTCTGGAGTAGGATGACTAAACTTTCCATAATTGTTGGCCCACCTTTAGCGTCAATCGCTGCCTTGATAGGCTGGTGCGCGTCTGCCAAGTCTTTCTACGGTGCGGTTAACAAAGACACTCTTGGCCAACAGTATTCTTGTGCTGTCGGTAACTTTGTCGGTTTATTCGGATCTCTGATCTTCATTGGCGTTATCTCTCTGCTTAAGCCAGATGAAAAACCGTATGATTTTGATACCTTGGATGACAATTTTTTTGTTGCTGATGATGCCAcggttgaagaagctgttgctATGAGGATCGAGGatccaaaagagaaaagagaacTCAAAAAGTACTCGATTTACGCTCAGATCATCGCCTGGTCTCTTTTCTTTATTTTAATTTTCTTGATTCCTATGCCAATGTATGGCCAAAAATACATCTATTCCAAGAAATTTTTCCGTGCTTGGGTTATCATCGTAATGATCTGGTTATTGATCGCGGCCGCATTCATCATACTATATCCGATTTACCAAAGTAGGCATACCCTGCTCAAACTATTAGAAATTGTCCAAGGCAAAcaggagaaggaggagaaggaattATTATCAGCCCAAGCATCTCAAGTCGTCGAGGGAGTTGTCGTTGAAGTCGTCCTTGAGGCCGAAAAGCGGAAGGGTGATGAAATCTAAGAATCTTTGCCACTAATAACTATTCTGTCGCCCTAAGCAATGTTCAGAACGTAGGCTTTGCCACATAATTTCAATAGTAGGAGGCAACAACAGTATTCTACTCATGATTTGAGGTCGGCT
Above is a genomic segment from Torulaspora globosa chromosome 1, complete sequence containing:
- a CDS encoding acetamidase/formamidase family protein is translated as MAEYLVKIDLGKPAHGQAGVHNRWHPEIPAHATIKQNTSYKTECFDWTGGQVGNNDSADDIKYCDLTRIHYLSGPFFVEGCEPGDVLKVSIQDVQPLERQPWGYCGVFAKENGGGFLDKHYPKAAKAVFDFEGIYATSRHIPGVKFPGICHPGIIGVLPSHEVLAEWNSREASLVESHPHADFVMANLPVEHGAYAGAKATKEQQEEVAKNGARTIPGRPENGGNCDIKALTRGSTVYLPTYLPGGMLSIGDLHFSQGDGEISFCGAIEMAGCVTFSVSLIKNGMEKLSMKSPMYLPSPVAPQFGPDRYLTFEGFSVDEEGSQLCLDTTVAYRQTCLRVIEYLRRYGYNDYQIYLLLSTAPIEGHIAGIVDVPNSCTTIGLPMDIFDFDISPEAEAVKRNLGNCAFAKDDLEVGFPFIKQFN
- a CDS encoding sodium:solute symporter family protein translates to MAEPILEQAYGYCYILVLGAGFAALMIFITKVLSNFLGEKQNSESFTTSGRNTSSGLIASAVVSSWTWPGTLLTSSGMTYAYGICGGAWYSFAFTIQITFFAVVALEIKRKAPGAHTILEVVQARFGKVAHWVMLFYAMGTNVIISAMLLLGGCQAINVITGMHLVAAAMLLPLGVFVFTVIGGLKSTFISDWFHSIIIYLVIIISIFNTYTRSDKIGSIDKMYELITEVAKVHPSAGYKGSYLTWTNKTALLNGWNIVIGGFSTVFCDPSYSQKAIAAKPKASMVGYFIGGLCWLVIPLALSLASSLANLALVNDPSSPTYPDPVPTTLVDEGIPMLYGLYMTLGKSGCAAGLLMIWLAATSATSAELIGFSSVVTYDIYRAYINPRASGKQLVTVTHGCVTFFAIAMGGLTVLFNYIGITISWIITFIGVILGPGVFAFTLTLFWSRMTKLSIIVGPPLASIAALIGWCASAKSFYGAVNKDTLGQQYSCAVGNFVGLFGSLIFIGVISLLKPDEKPYDFDTLDDNFFVADDATVEEAVAMRIEDPKEKRELKKYSIYAQIIAWSLFFILIFLIPMPMYGQKYIYSKKFFRAWVIIVMIWLLIAAAFIILYPIYQSRHTLLKLLEIVQGKQEKEEKELLSAQASQVVEGVVVEVVLEAEKRKGDEI